One genomic segment of Paenibacillus xylanexedens includes these proteins:
- a CDS encoding response regulator transcription factor, producing MNLTAMLVDDELPILENLNYILPWEEMGIEITGTARSGVEALGKVTESHPDILLCDIRMPSMDGLELIRLLREQGETCEIILLTGYQQFEYARTAIKYNVHEYICKPIDYLNLEHKLRELAGQILKRRLENDSQRYRSQEMESWIRHKRLIDLLRGEAPLKVAYPASVPEFITTTAPYTLLLVDAVGYFRHSIGWSELQHQRWHETVSSSLREVAVRITGDCHILSTRKGEWCILLEASGEWERRSEELAHQLCLELNVISSLDSSVKVRVVQDIVPVNLESQILERYRHCQKILMSHAESEDRVLKVNCPETTLSYEHTASKGANSWITREDLELVTRWIRQGNKQGLRDVLDQLKQQMGNSGESFNRIDETNLRFMLVHMLRELREVQALAEEHEVNYWNALQGAVSMRELLELAEVVIHACQGKQTQPRPSVSELILSACEYMDARLQQDLGIDEVSDWLGISPGYFCQLFKTQMGVTFVEYMTQKRMESAALLLSTTEWSITAIGEATGFKERRYFSKVFHKHFHMKPSEYRQSKQLGL from the coding sequence ATGAATCTGACTGCAATGCTGGTTGACGATGAGCTGCCGATTCTGGAGAATCTGAACTACATTTTACCCTGGGAAGAGATGGGGATTGAAATCACAGGTACAGCGAGAAGTGGTGTAGAAGCGCTGGGGAAAGTAACAGAAAGTCATCCGGACATTCTCTTGTGTGATATTCGGATGCCGTCTATGGATGGATTGGAACTTATTCGTTTGCTGCGAGAGCAGGGGGAAACCTGTGAGATTATTTTGCTGACCGGGTATCAGCAGTTTGAATATGCTCGAACCGCTATCAAGTATAACGTACATGAATACATATGTAAGCCAATTGATTATTTGAATCTGGAACATAAACTGCGTGAGCTTGCCGGGCAGATCCTGAAGAGACGTCTGGAAAACGATTCACAACGTTATCGCAGCCAAGAGATGGAAAGCTGGATCAGACACAAACGGTTGATTGACCTGTTGCGAGGAGAAGCACCATTGAAGGTTGCCTATCCTGCCTCTGTTCCAGAATTCATAACAACTACTGCACCGTATACGTTGCTGCTGGTGGATGCAGTCGGTTATTTTCGCCATTCTATTGGTTGGTCCGAGCTTCAGCACCAACGATGGCATGAGACCGTAAGTTCCAGCCTTAGGGAAGTGGCAGTGAGAATTACGGGTGACTGTCACATTCTTTCGACCCGCAAAGGGGAGTGGTGCATCCTGCTGGAGGCATCGGGGGAATGGGAACGTCGCTCAGAGGAACTGGCCCATCAACTGTGTCTGGAATTAAATGTGATATCATCTTTGGATTCAAGTGTGAAGGTCAGGGTTGTTCAGGATATTGTGCCCGTGAACCTGGAAAGTCAAATTCTGGAGCGATACAGGCATTGTCAAAAAATACTGATGTCCCATGCGGAGAGTGAAGACAGGGTGCTGAAGGTGAATTGTCCCGAAACCACCTTATCGTATGAACATACGGCCTCCAAAGGGGCGAACTCATGGATTACAAGAGAAGATCTGGAGCTTGTTACTCGGTGGATTCGACAAGGGAACAAGCAGGGGTTACGTGATGTATTGGATCAGCTTAAACAGCAAATGGGGAATTCGGGAGAATCCTTCAACAGGATAGATGAAACCAATCTTCGGTTTATGCTTGTACACATGCTTCGGGAACTGCGCGAAGTACAGGCCCTCGCTGAAGAGCACGAAGTGAATTATTGGAATGCACTGCAAGGGGCCGTCTCCATGAGGGAACTCCTTGAACTTGCAGAGGTCGTTATCCATGCCTGTCAGGGCAAACAAACGCAGCCACGTCCTTCCGTATCGGAACTGATCCTGTCTGCATGTGAGTATATGGACGCACGGCTGCAACAGGACTTGGGAATAGATGAAGTCTCAGATTGGCTCGGAATCAGCCCGGGATACTTCTGCCAGCTGTTTAAAACCCAAATGGGTGTTACTTTTGTGGAATATATGACGCAGAAACGGATGGAAAGTGCCGCTTTATTGTTGAGTACAACCGAATGGAGCATTACAGCGATTGGGGAAGCCACAGGTTTCAAGGAGCGCCGGTACTTCTCCAAGGTGTTTCATAAACACTTCCACATGAAACCCTCCGAGTACAGGCAGAGTAAACAATTGGGTTTGTAG
- a CDS encoding cache domain-containing sensor histidine kinase: MNLRMKLALAFLLLIIVPMCALGIGMFLVTSHTIEKKYNQQAEYALQAISYNIENVFQQINSVTDNGIATSVFQMALNAKDPTKQDLGTGNQLSLNASQRNFRSLLYNYPFISYAFLYDLRSSENNQIVSIFTKENFQALPFQQFKVHPLFNEIQQLNGVPKWLAPLEYPELTGVEPVFTQIRLVKELSYFQNIGVLVVQIKKGEIDRIFRHLQISDSAQDTSFLLINEEGLIVYDPAGIYNGENMQNLGAESGSYGPGFSSVRTVFDGKESIISQYHLKNYNWSLVSVTSWEALSAETNAFAGWSVIIILLCLLAAMIFNLFFMNRITGNIAVLVRFMRRVDDGDFNARVEGKGFDEMQLLAQGFNELLDRIGGLFRRVRAEQEQKAQAELRVLQAQIKPHFLFNTLESINGLALRGEGRKVSEMVTRLGNMLRISIQDQEEIPLGEEIRHLQSYLEIQQYRFSDLFTYEIDIPPHLYSSILLKLTLQPLVENSIQHGFEGITYAGVLRISAYAERDHLVLCVEDNGIGIPQEMLARFEYMAEDPPEDMLAEGSESLSSITERRGLGLRSVADRIRIQYGAGYGIFICSAPGYGTVIRCIIPLYEQEEAG, from the coding sequence ATGAACTTGCGAATGAAGCTGGCCTTGGCATTTCTGCTGCTGATTATTGTACCGATGTGTGCGCTGGGCATTGGCATGTTTCTGGTCACATCACATACGATTGAGAAAAAATACAATCAACAGGCCGAATATGCGCTTCAGGCCATTAGTTACAATATCGAGAATGTATTTCAGCAGATTAATAGTGTTACCGACAACGGGATAGCGACATCGGTTTTTCAAATGGCGCTGAACGCCAAAGATCCGACCAAGCAGGATCTGGGAACCGGTAATCAATTATCCCTGAATGCCAGCCAGCGCAATTTCCGTTCCCTTCTATATAATTATCCGTTCATCAGTTATGCCTTTTTATATGATTTGCGTTCGTCCGAGAACAACCAGATTGTCTCCATCTTCACCAAAGAAAATTTTCAAGCCCTTCCTTTTCAACAATTCAAAGTGCATCCCTTATTCAACGAAATTCAGCAACTTAATGGCGTGCCTAAATGGCTCGCACCTCTGGAATATCCTGAATTAACCGGGGTAGAACCTGTCTTCACCCAGATCAGACTGGTCAAAGAACTCAGTTATTTTCAAAATATCGGCGTGCTTGTTGTTCAGATCAAAAAAGGAGAGATCGACCGGATCTTCCGTCACCTGCAGATCAGCGATTCGGCACAGGATACATCTTTCCTGTTAATTAATGAAGAAGGGCTGATCGTCTATGATCCTGCTGGTATTTATAACGGTGAAAACATGCAAAATCTTGGTGCTGAATCCGGCAGTTACGGTCCTGGCTTTAGCAGTGTCAGAACGGTCTTTGACGGCAAGGAAAGCATCATTTCGCAATATCATCTGAAGAACTATAACTGGAGTCTCGTCAGTGTGACTTCATGGGAAGCCTTATCTGCGGAAACCAATGCCTTTGCAGGTTGGTCTGTCATCATTATTTTGTTATGTCTGCTTGCAGCAATGATCTTTAATCTTTTTTTCATGAATCGCATTACGGGCAACATTGCTGTACTTGTAAGGTTTATGCGTCGTGTGGATGATGGTGATTTTAATGCGAGGGTGGAAGGAAAAGGATTCGATGAGATGCAGCTGCTTGCGCAAGGGTTCAATGAACTATTGGATCGGATCGGGGGATTATTCCGTCGTGTTCGGGCAGAGCAGGAGCAGAAGGCCCAAGCGGAACTACGTGTACTACAAGCCCAGATTAAACCCCATTTCCTGTTTAACACATTGGAATCCATTAATGGATTAGCGCTGCGTGGGGAGGGCCGCAAAGTAAGCGAGATGGTGACCAGACTTGGCAATATGCTTCGTATCAGCATTCAGGATCAGGAGGAGATTCCGCTGGGTGAGGAAATCAGGCATTTGCAGAGTTATCTGGAGATTCAACAGTACAGGTTCAGTGATTTGTTCACCTATGAGATTGACATTCCACCCCATCTATACAGCTCAATTCTGCTCAAGCTTACCCTCCAGCCTCTGGTGGAAAATAGTATTCAACATGGGTTTGAGGGGATCACCTATGCAGGTGTACTGCGGATAAGCGCATATGCAGAACGGGATCATCTGGTGTTATGTGTTGAGGATAATGGGATCGGTATTCCCCAGGAAATGCTCGCACGATTTGAGTATATGGCAGAAGATCCGCCGGAAGATATGCTCGCGGAAGGATCGGAATCATTATCGTCCATAACGGAACGCAGGGGATTGGGATTACGAAGTGTGGCAGATCGAATTCGTATTCAATACGGTGCCGGGTATGGCATATTTATATGTTCAGCACCGGGGTATGGCACAGTTATTCGATGCATCATTCCATTATATGAGCAGGAGGAAGCCGGATGA
- a CDS encoding carbohydrate ABC transporter permease: MPKSIKSSIPHVLLMLYLIAILFPFLFVIFSSFKQDNNEIALNPFGLPTTWEFNNYVEAWVNAKIGTYFWNSLYISVLSSACTIVLGAMFAFAVTRMRHRRWSLFLYSLILAGMLIPNNALMLPIYLLVRKMGILDTHLALIVPYVANAIPFTIIILAAFMRSLPGEIEEAAVMDGLRAPGIFAKIVIPLTVPAIVTVFIVNFLGNWNEFLLANYFLSTDKLRTLPVGMVQFRDQYQMNYAQMSAGIVYSVVPVLVIYAILQEKIIEGVTAGGVKG; the protein is encoded by the coding sequence ATGCCGAAAAGCATAAAAAGTAGTATACCTCATGTGTTGTTAATGTTGTACTTGATCGCGATTTTGTTTCCATTTTTATTTGTAATCTTTTCTTCATTTAAGCAGGATAACAATGAAATCGCCCTGAATCCATTCGGTTTGCCTACAACATGGGAGTTTAACAATTACGTGGAGGCCTGGGTGAATGCAAAGATTGGCACGTATTTCTGGAACAGCCTGTACATTTCGGTTCTATCATCGGCGTGTACGATTGTACTCGGTGCCATGTTTGCTTTTGCCGTAACCCGGATGAGACACCGGAGATGGAGTCTGTTTCTGTACAGTTTGATTCTGGCGGGTATGCTTATTCCCAACAATGCCCTCATGTTGCCGATCTATCTGCTTGTACGCAAAATGGGCATATTGGATACCCATCTGGCATTGATCGTGCCCTATGTGGCCAATGCGATCCCTTTTACCATTATTATACTGGCGGCTTTTATGCGTTCTCTGCCTGGAGAAATTGAGGAAGCGGCGGTCATGGACGGCTTGAGGGCCCCGGGTATCTTTGCTAAAATAGTGATACCTCTTACGGTTCCGGCTATTGTTACCGTTTTTATCGTTAATTTCCTCGGCAACTGGAATGAATTTTTACTCGCCAACTATTTCTTATCCACCGATAAATTGCGTACGCTGCCTGTGGGCATGGTTCAGTTTCGGGATCAATATCAGATGAACTATGCCCAGATGTCGGCAGGTATTGTATACAGCGTTGTACCTGTACTTGTGATCTACGCTATACTCCAGGAGAAAATTATAGAAGGAGTAACTGCAGGTGGTGTCAAAGGTTAA
- a CDS encoding carbohydrate ABC transporter permease, with the protein MNTSLRSPLIYTLFVMPALILFVMFFLYPIGSSLYYSLTSWNGVSAEPRFVGLSNYVKALTDERFWISTRNNGFFIGFSVLIQVPLIVLFSLLIANVKRLKGLYKTAVFLPSIMSTAVIGILWGFIYEPNIGLLNKILHVLGIDPIYWLSDNRFAMLSILVTNAWQWTGFYIVMVLAAILAIPRDLDEAAAIDGATAVQRAMRITLPLIRPIISVVIMLSIAGAMKAADIVIVMTKGGPAGSTEVLATYMIKYAITNFKYGYGNTIAVLIFALTLVLTAVYQLLVVRRSEKVEY; encoded by the coding sequence ATGAATACTTCACTCCGCAGCCCGTTAATCTATACGTTGTTTGTAATGCCAGCCCTAATTCTGTTTGTAATGTTCTTTCTATACCCTATTGGTAGCTCCCTGTATTACAGTCTGACGAGTTGGAATGGGGTATCGGCTGAGCCACGTTTTGTGGGTTTATCCAACTATGTGAAGGCACTGACCGATGAACGTTTTTGGATTTCCACACGGAATAACGGCTTTTTCATCGGATTTTCGGTACTGATTCAGGTACCCCTGATCGTCCTGTTTTCGCTTCTGATTGCCAATGTGAAAAGGCTGAAAGGTCTTTATAAAACCGCTGTTTTTTTACCATCCATCATGTCGACAGCCGTTATCGGTATCTTGTGGGGGTTCATCTATGAACCCAATATCGGACTATTAAACAAAATACTTCATGTGCTGGGCATCGATCCAATCTACTGGTTATCGGATAACCGATTTGCCATGTTGTCCATTTTGGTGACCAATGCCTGGCAGTGGACGGGATTTTACATTGTCATGGTACTGGCGGCCATACTGGCGATTCCGCGTGATCTGGATGAAGCGGCTGCAATTGATGGGGCAACGGCAGTACAACGTGCAATGCGAATTACGTTGCCGCTGATCCGGCCGATCATTTCAGTGGTGATCATGTTGTCCATCGCAGGTGCCATGAAAGCAGCCGACATCGTGATTGTCATGACCAAGGGTGGGCCCGCCGGGTCCACCGAGGTTCTGGCCACATATATGATCAAATACGCGATTACCAACTTCAAATATGGCTATGGAAATACCATTGCAGTGCTGATCTTTGCTCTGACGCTTGTGCTCACTGCGGTGTATCAACTGCTAGTGGTGAGGCGGAGCGAGAAGGTGGAATATTGA
- a CDS encoding extracellular solute-binding protein, whose protein sequence is MKKRMTLLLSLLLITSWTLAGCASSSNEPQQGAGNTPVEETSKEPVEMLLRHTQVGADKQKRLAILQDVVDKVEGEVPNLTFTLDGVESDVNRKEKLRGEMAAGNPPDIFELFGSPDSKVYAKEGMLLDLTPILQELGIQDQFTSLEPFTYEGKVYGLPIGGSGEGFFYNKEYFEQKGWKAPTTMAELDNILAEIKADGKVPLASASKAGWVPLMLTNHLWSRYAGPEITAKFATGEAKWTDPGVVQGFAKHKEWVDKGYFKKGELGFEYAEYTTQFTSGEVVLMYDGTWKSSVFKEGQSGESLIGKVGFFNMPPVENGAGDQTSLMRDVNNGYGFSATVADDPQKLEAVKAFIKNFYNEDMQVRGLVEDGVLPAMKLDEKVLTDSITDDLMKEIVAVLNASKTSFPAFDALVQADVTTEISNLQIQKLIGGQTTPEKMAEELQKVQEEANASVE, encoded by the coding sequence ATGAAAAAAAGAATGACATTACTACTTTCGTTATTGCTTATCACTTCATGGACTTTGGCGGGATGTGCAAGCTCAAGTAACGAGCCACAGCAAGGCGCAGGCAATACACCTGTGGAGGAAACAAGTAAGGAACCGGTTGAAATGCTTCTCCGCCACACACAGGTGGGAGCCGACAAACAGAAAAGACTGGCCATTCTGCAGGATGTTGTGGACAAAGTTGAGGGAGAGGTACCCAATCTGACCTTTACGCTGGATGGCGTCGAATCCGATGTGAATCGTAAGGAAAAGCTTCGCGGAGAGATGGCGGCAGGCAACCCGCCGGATATATTTGAACTGTTCGGTAGCCCGGATTCCAAAGTTTATGCCAAGGAAGGTATGTTGCTTGATCTGACCCCAATCCTGCAAGAGCTGGGCATTCAAGACCAGTTTACATCCCTTGAGCCGTTTACGTACGAAGGCAAAGTATATGGACTGCCAATTGGCGGTTCGGGAGAAGGTTTTTTCTATAATAAAGAGTACTTTGAACAAAAAGGATGGAAAGCCCCAACCACCATGGCTGAACTGGACAATATACTGGCCGAGATCAAGGCAGATGGCAAAGTGCCGCTTGCTTCCGCATCCAAGGCGGGCTGGGTGCCGCTTATGTTAACCAACCATCTGTGGTCCCGTTATGCCGGGCCGGAGATTACCGCAAAGTTTGCAACAGGTGAAGCGAAGTGGACCGATCCGGGTGTTGTGCAAGGTTTTGCCAAACATAAGGAATGGGTGGATAAGGGTTATTTCAAAAAAGGTGAACTTGGCTTCGAGTATGCCGAATATACCACGCAATTTACAAGTGGAGAAGTGGTGTTAATGTATGACGGAACGTGGAAATCATCTGTATTCAAAGAAGGGCAGAGCGGTGAATCGCTTATTGGCAAGGTTGGATTCTTCAATATGCCTCCGGTAGAGAACGGCGCAGGCGATCAGACGTCTTTGATGAGAGATGTGAACAATGGATACGGATTCTCGGCAACTGTGGCGGATGACCCGCAGAAGCTGGAAGCAGTGAAAGCTTTTATCAAAAATTTCTACAATGAAGATATGCAGGTCCGCGGCCTTGTGGAAGATGGTGTGTTGCCTGCGATGAAGCTGGACGAGAAAGTGCTGACCGACAGCATTACCGATGATCTGATGAAAGAAATTGTGGCTGTGCTTAATGCGTCCAAGACATCGTTCCCGGCATTTGATGCACTCGTTCAGGCCGATGTGACGACAGAGATCAGCAATCTGCAGATTCAGAAGTTGATTGGTGGGCAGACTACGCCAGAGAAAATGGCAGAAGAGCTGCAAAAGGTGCAGGAGGAAGCAAACGCTTCCGTGGAATAA
- the pflA gene encoding pyruvate formate-lyase-activating protein, producing MVNGHIHSLETFGTVDGPGIRFVLFMQGCLLKCQYCHNPDTWALDGGKEMTLEEVLAEIEPYLSYYRSSGGGLTISGGEPTLQAHFVAEIFKEVKRRWGLHTTLDSNGFNEPDRIHDLLDHTDLVLLDLKHIDDEKHIKLTGKSNERTLKTAKWLSEQGRKMWIRHVYVPGIHNEEEDLLNLGRFIGTLNGVEKFEILPYHQMGIYKWEALGKVYPLDGVPSPSEEEVERAYRLIEQGRQETAGVACSGK from the coding sequence ATGGTTAACGGACATATTCATTCACTCGAAACTTTCGGGACGGTTGACGGCCCAGGCATCCGCTTTGTGCTTTTCATGCAAGGATGTCTACTCAAATGTCAATATTGCCACAACCCTGATACTTGGGCGCTGGATGGTGGAAAAGAAATGACGCTTGAGGAGGTACTGGCTGAAATTGAGCCTTACCTGTCTTACTACCGCAGCTCCGGAGGCGGACTCACGATATCTGGCGGAGAACCAACGTTACAGGCCCACTTTGTAGCCGAGATCTTCAAGGAAGTGAAGCGTCGGTGGGGATTGCATACGACATTGGATAGCAACGGATTTAACGAACCGGATCGGATTCACGATCTGCTGGATCACACAGACCTGGTTCTGCTGGACCTCAAACATATTGATGATGAGAAACACATCAAGTTGACAGGCAAATCCAACGAGAGAACGTTGAAAACGGCCAAGTGGTTATCGGAGCAAGGTCGGAAAATGTGGATACGCCACGTGTATGTTCCTGGCATTCATAACGAGGAAGAGGATTTGCTTAACCTCGGACGGTTTATTGGAACATTAAATGGCGTCGAGAAGTTCGAAATTCTTCCATACCATCAGATGGGGATCTACAAATGGGAGGCGCTCGGTAAAGTATATCCACTGGATGGAGTTCCTTCACCAAGTGAAGAAGAAGTGGAGCGGGCGTATCGTCTGATCGAACAAGGTCGCCAGGAAACAGCTGGCGTGGCTTGTTCCGGTAAGTAA
- the pflB gene encoding formate C-acetyltransferase, producing MSVIEKDVKQQTGWRNFTKGTWTKSVDVNDFLAHNLTPYYGDEAFLAGATQNTKELWDIVSDLTKKERDNGGVLDVDVNTPATIVSHQPGYLDQSKEQIVGVQTDAPFKRSIQPTGGIRMMIDACEAYGFELPQGVIDIFTNIRKTHNQGVFDAYTSDMRAARKAGIITGLPDAYGRGRIIGDYRRVALYGVDFLIRNKKGELNALEVDVIDEDVIRLREELSEQIRALQELKQLGDMHGFDISLPATTAKEAFQWLYFGYLAAIKEQNGAAMSLGRVSSFLDIYIERDLQEGILSEEQAQELVDHFVMKLRIVKFLRTPDYNELFSGDPTWVTESIGGMSVNGETRVTKNSFRFLHTLHNLGPAPEPNLTVLWSTKLPEAFKDYCSKVSIETSSIQYENDDLMRPIYGDDYGIACCVSAMKIGKQMQFFGARANLAKALLYAINGGRDEKSGAQVGPEYPAITSEVLDYNEVMKRFKPMMEWLAKLYMNTLNVIHYMHDKYSYERIEMALHDRDIVRTMACGIAGLSVTADSLSAIKYAKVKPIRNEQGIAVDFEIEGDFPCYGNNEDSVDSIAVELVENFMGMIRKHKAYRNAVPTQSVLTITSNVVYGKKTGTTPDGRKAGEPFAPGANPMHGRDKKGALASLGSVAKLPYEHSLDGISNTFSIVPKALGKEETTRKSNLTAMMDGYFGQNAHHLNVNVFDRQQLIDAMDHPENYPQLTIRVSGYAVNFIKLTREQQLDVINRTFHGSM from the coding sequence ATGTCGGTGATTGAAAAAGATGTCAAACAACAAACAGGCTGGAGAAACTTTACCAAAGGAACATGGACCAAATCCGTAGATGTGAATGATTTTCTGGCACACAACTTGACTCCGTATTACGGCGATGAAGCATTTCTCGCAGGTGCAACCCAGAATACCAAAGAATTGTGGGATATCGTATCTGATCTGACCAAAAAAGAACGGGATAACGGCGGTGTACTTGACGTTGATGTGAACACACCAGCAACTATTGTTTCACACCAACCAGGTTACCTGGATCAATCCAAAGAGCAGATTGTCGGCGTTCAGACCGATGCTCCGTTCAAACGTTCCATTCAACCAACAGGCGGAATCCGGATGATGATTGATGCATGTGAAGCATACGGCTTCGAATTGCCTCAAGGCGTCATTGATATATTTACGAACATTCGCAAAACACATAACCAGGGTGTATTCGATGCTTATACTTCCGATATGCGCGCAGCGCGTAAAGCAGGGATTATTACAGGTCTGCCAGATGCGTACGGCCGTGGCCGGATCATCGGTGACTATCGTCGTGTAGCTTTGTACGGGGTAGACTTCCTGATTCGTAACAAAAAAGGTGAATTGAATGCACTCGAAGTCGATGTCATTGATGAAGATGTCATTCGTCTGCGGGAAGAATTGTCTGAACAGATTCGTGCATTGCAAGAATTGAAGCAATTGGGCGATATGCACGGGTTCGATATTTCCTTACCAGCGACAACAGCAAAAGAAGCATTCCAATGGTTGTACTTCGGTTATCTCGCTGCGATCAAAGAACAGAACGGTGCTGCGATGTCCCTGGGACGTGTATCTTCTTTCCTGGATATCTACATTGAACGTGACCTGCAAGAAGGCATTCTGTCCGAAGAACAGGCTCAGGAATTGGTTGACCATTTCGTAATGAAACTGCGGATTGTCAAATTCCTACGTACACCGGATTACAACGAATTGTTCAGTGGAGATCCAACATGGGTGACGGAGTCCATCGGTGGTATGTCCGTGAATGGTGAAACACGCGTAACCAAAAACAGCTTCCGTTTCCTGCATACACTGCACAACTTGGGTCCCGCACCAGAGCCGAACCTGACTGTTCTCTGGTCCACGAAACTTCCGGAAGCTTTCAAAGATTATTGCAGCAAAGTATCCATTGAAACCAGCTCAATCCAATATGAGAATGATGATCTGATGCGTCCGATCTACGGTGACGATTACGGTATTGCATGCTGTGTGTCGGCTATGAAGATCGGGAAACAAATGCAATTCTTCGGCGCTCGTGCCAACTTGGCTAAAGCTCTCCTGTATGCGATCAACGGTGGTCGTGACGAGAAATCCGGAGCACAAGTTGGACCAGAGTATCCTGCCATCACTAGCGAAGTGTTGGATTACAATGAGGTTATGAAACGTTTCAAACCAATGATGGAGTGGCTGGCTAAGCTGTATATGAACACCCTCAACGTCATTCACTACATGCACGATAAATACAGCTATGAGCGTATCGAAATGGCATTGCATGACCGTGATATTGTACGTACGATGGCTTGTGGTATCGCTGGTCTGTCGGTTACAGCAGATTCACTGAGTGCAATCAAATATGCCAAAGTAAAACCAATTCGTAACGAGCAAGGCATCGCAGTTGATTTCGAAATCGAAGGAGACTTCCCTTGTTACGGTAACAATGAAGACAGCGTAGACAGCATTGCTGTTGAACTGGTTGAGAACTTCATGGGAATGATTCGCAAACACAAAGCTTACCGTAATGCAGTGCCAACACAATCCGTTCTGACGATCACTTCCAACGTGGTATATGGTAAGAAAACAGGGACAACACCGGATGGTCGTAAAGCAGGTGAGCCATTTGCTCCAGGTGCAAACCCAATGCATGGTCGTGATAAAAAAGGTGCACTGGCATCCCTTGGCTCGGTAGCCAAATTGCCTTATGAACACAGTCTTGACGGGATTTCCAATACCTTCTCCATCGTGCCAAAAGCATTGGGTAAAGAGGAGACTACACGTAAATCCAATCTGACTGCGATGATGGATGGTTACTTCGGTCAAAACGCTCATCACCTGAACGTTAACGTATTTGATCGTCAGCAATTGATTGATGCGATGGATCACCCGGAAAACTATCCACAACTGACTATACGGGTATCCGGATATGCTGTTAACTTCATTAAATTGACTCGTGAACAACAGTTGGATGTCATCAACCGTACGTTCCATGGCTCGATGTAA